One Cryptomeria japonica chromosome 9, Sugi_1.0, whole genome shotgun sequence genomic window carries:
- the LOC131858422 gene encoding uncharacterized mitochondrial protein AtMg00860-like, which produces MVKCEFFQSEVRYLGHVISEECIAIDRSKIQAIIDWPTPTNVGEVHNFMGLVGYYHRYVQDFSRIAHPITSLQRKGKRFVWIEQCEREFRILKERLTNAPILAVPDPLENFVVCTDSLEGLGAALMQDGRVIAYESRKLKNHE; this is translated from the coding sequence ATGGTcaagtgtgagttcttccagtcagaggtgagatATCTTGGGCATGTGATTTCTGAAGAGTGTATCGCAATTGATCGCTCGAAGATTCAAGCAATTATCgattggccaacacccactaatgtgggagaggtgcaTAATTTCATGGGTTTAGTAGGATATTATCACAGATATGTTCAGGATTTCTCCAGaatagctcatcctatcacttctcttcagagaaaagggaagaggtTTGTTTGGATAGAGCAGTGTGAGAGAGAATTTCGGATCCTTAAGGAGCGTTTGACCAATGCACCTATTTTAGCAGTGCCAGATCCTTTGGAGAATTTTGTGGTGTGTACAGattctttggagggtctaggagcagCGTTGATGCAGGATGGTcgtgtgattgcatatgagtcacgGAAACTTAAGAACCATGAGTag